A DNA window from Ficedula albicollis isolate OC2 chromosome 28, FicAlb1.5, whole genome shotgun sequence contains the following coding sequences:
- the ABCA7 gene encoding ATP-binding cassette sub-family A member 7, which yields MAVGTQLGLLLWKNFTYRRRQRIQLAIEILWPLFLFLILISVRRSHPPFKQHECHFPNKALPSAGTLPWLQGIICNLNNPCFRHPTAGEAPGVVGNFDGSILSRLLSEARQVLLRGHGQRLLRSFARLLPALRRLRDSGNQRRALPVREYLREDETFSRFLRTNTSLPPALVDELMGARLSPRIFSLASIRLPLKALVCNASVLGGFLVGGDADSTQSLQQELCALPSSQLRAMEGSFFSQMDFPRLLTEQLSSSDLGGITGTVEALGSFLRDAASLMEEVSSMTSLAKLRQELAGLRALNTSRGAFTALSRIACGHPEGGGLRIPSLNWYEDNDVKAFLDRNSSEQRPVASGSTSELGAGGGSARGCGGQWGLVCRELLHSLESSPLSQIFWRGIKPLFVGKILYTPPGPGPDSVMAEVNRTFRELAVLGELGGAWQELGPRIYTLLNSSLEVQVLQDLLLAPSTAQLLDGFLNGTSWKLPELATFLVGPAGGPNLTWHQVYADVDAVLSTLSQFMECVCLDKIEAVATEEQLVARALELLEEQQFWAAVVFQPPINATAPGLPPHVRYKIRMDIDDVTRTNKIKDRFWDPGPAADPFSDLRYVWGGFIYIQDLVEQAVVRVQTGAAPRTGVYVQQMPYPCYVDDVFLRVLNRSLPLFMTLAWIYSVAMIIKGVVHEKETRLKETMKTMGLSSGILWLSWFLSSFIPFLLSSALLVLILKLGNILPYSDPAVIFLFLGTFSVATISQCFLISTFFPRANLASACGGIIYFSLYLPYVLCVAWRDYITFPIRVLVSLLSPVAFGFGCDYFSLYEEQGVGIQWHNLAASPVPGDPYSFAAAMGLLLLDALLYGLATWYLEGVFPGQYGIPKPWNFPFLKSYWFGESSSSGHSVYHTSPHAAPQVLVEEPPVELQPGVSIRNLVKVYGSSGRAAVNGLSLDFYEGQITSFLGHNGAGKTTTMSILTGLLPPTSGTAYVLGWDIRSDIDSIRKSMGMCPQHNVLFDILTVEEHVWFYGRLKGLSEQQVQEEMEQLLQDTGLPHKRREQTRNLSGGMQRKLSVAIAFVGGSRVVILDEPTAGVDPFSRRSIWELLLKYRKGRTIILSTHYMDEAELLGDRTAIISQGRLCCCGSPLFLKARLGTGYHLTLVKRERSGTGGSTGTVPGVTKKDGSDSEHSSDTGLGSERGSDASAVDVAQLSALIQKLVPGSRLVEDIGHEVLFVLPYSGARDGAFGELFRELDAHLGELGVSSYGISDTTLEEIFLKVAEDTALDTDTTGTMKGAVSGEMGDGDVADGEMGKDGGGGTAECSPPPPPGLGRCHMSVWAAVHPSRHPFRHLKQGSLRDPRAAQLPPPSFGVSPEQRAGMRMGLGEPSSVQELGWGMKSQGAYPAPLSWRENWSEEPRETDLLRGPAGRGCGRVRGWALTCRQLRALFTKRMLHARRSTRGFLAQIVLPAVFVCIALLFSLIVPPFGKYPPLQLQPWMYGQQFTFFSDDAPGDPDTARLLDALLAEPGFGTKCMKEEGKATGLCPPASHPDGFSVPPAPPSLLEVLRRGNWTQAEPSPSCQCSGPGAQRMLPECPEGAGGLPPPQVQRGTGDILQNLTGRNISDYLVKTYPQIIRQELRNKKWVNEQRYGGFSLGAGSSQALPSAAEVDQAVLELRVLLNITPGSPSDRLLANLSRFVEGLDARRNIKVWFNNKGWHAMVSFLNVASNGLLRARLPPGTDPARFGITAANHPLNLTKEQLSEAALMATSVDVLVSICVIFAMSFVPASFVVFLIEERVSKAKHLQFVSGMKPITYWLGNFAWDMCNYLVPALLVILIFLCFQQESYVSSANLPSLVLLLLLYGWSITPLMYPASFLFSIPSTAYVALTCINLFIGINGSVATFVLELFVDQNLNDINRVLKKVFLIFPHFCLGRGLIDMVKNQAMADAFERFGDKRFVSPLSWDLAGKNMFAMAIEGIVFFLFTLLLQYHRFFLRLGPRALELPSLGDEDQDVARERARVGSVPPHGHLLLLKDLTKVYRRRKAPAVDRLCVAIPPGECFGLLGVNGAGKTSTFKMLTGDTEVTLGDAWLKGHSVLTDLQSVHQHMGYCPQFDAITDLLTGREHLEFYSRLRGIPEEETPRVAQWGITALGLGPHADRPAGKYSGGNKRKLSTAIALLGCPPVVFLDEPTTGMDPQARRFLWERILGVIRDGRSVVLTSHSMEECEALCTRMAIMVNGRFRCLGSVQHLKNRFGDGYTVVVRVGGPGPAAVQTLLQQHFPGIVLREQHGGLLQYHLPARAASLATVFSLLATHRGPCHIEDYSVSQTTLDQVFMHFAQEQSDGDAGEVTTPGQDATPSPGRRLSTFLEDDSYQESAV from the exons ATGGCCGTGGGcacccagctggggctgctgctctggaagaaCTTCACCTACCGCCGGCGGCAGCGG ATCCAGCTAGCTATCGAGATCTTGTGgcccctcttcctcttccttatCTTGATCTCAGTGCGGCGATCCCACCCGCCCTTCAAGCAGCATGAGT GCCACTTTCCCAACAAGGCGCTGCCCTCCGcggggaccctgccctggctgcagggcatCATCTGCAACTTGAACAACCCCTGCTTCCGGCACCCCACGGCGGGAGAGGCCCCGGGCGTGGTGGGCAACTTCGACGGCTCCAT CCTCTCCCGCCTCCTGAGCGAAGCCCGGCAGGTCCTGCTCCGCGGCCACGGGCAGCGGCTCCTGCGCAGCTTCGCCCGGCTCCTGCCCGCCCTGCGCCGGCTGCGGGACAGCGGGAACCAGCGGAGGG ctctgccgGTGCGGGAATACTTGAGAGAGGACGAGACCTTCTCGCGGTTCCTGCGGACCAACACATCTCTGCCCCCGGCGCTGGTGGATGAGCTGATGGGGGCTCGGCTCAGCCCCCGCATC TTCTCCCTGGCGAGCATTCGCCTCCCGCTGAAGGCCCTGGTCTGCAACGCCTCGGTCCTGGGGGGCTTCCTGGTGGGCGGCGACGCCGATTCcacccagagcctgcagcaagAACTGTGCGcgctgcccagctcccagctccgTGCCATGGAGGGCTCCTTCTTCTCCCAGATGGATTTCCCACGACTCCTGACG GAacagctgagcagctcagacTTGGGTGGAATCACCGGCACCGTGGAAGCTTTGGGCAGCTTCCTGCGGGATGCAGCATCCCTGATGGAGGAG GTCTCCTCCATGACCAGCCTGGCCAAGCTACGTCAGGAGCTTGCGGGGCTGAGGGCCCTCAACACCAGCAGGGGTGCCTTCACAGCCCTGTCACGCATCGCCTGTGGACACCCCGAGGGCGGGGGGCTCAGGATCCCCTCCCTCAACTGGTACGAGGACAATGATGTCAAAGCCTTCCTGGACCGTaacagctctgagcagagacCCGTGGCCTCAGGCAGCACCAGTGAGttgggggctgggggaggctcagccaggggctgtggggggcaGTGGGGGCTGGTG tgccgggagctgctccacagcctggaGTCCAGCCCCCTCTCACAGATCTTCTGGCGGGGGATCAAGCCCCTCTTTGTGGGGAAGATCCTGTACACACCACCTGGGCCTGGCCCGGACAGTGTCATGGCTGAG GTGAATCGGACCTTCCGGGAGCTGgcggtgctgggggagctggggggtgcctggcaggagctgggacccCGAATCTACACCCTCCTCAACAGCAGCCTGGAGGtgcaggtgctccag GACTTGCTGCTGGCCCcgagcacagcccagctcctggatgGGTTCCTCAATGGCACCTCCTGgaagctgccagagctggccACATTCCTGGTGGGGCCAGCAGGGGGACCAAACCTCACCTGGCACCAGGTGTACGCTGATGTGGACGCAGTCCTGAGCACTCTGTCACAGTTCATGGAG TGTGTCTGCCTGGACAAGATCGAGGCAGTGGCCACCGAGGAGCAGCTGGTAGCCCgggccctggagctgctggaggagcagcagttttgggCAGCAGTGGTGTTCCAGCCCCCCATCAATGCCACGGCCCCCGGGCTGCCACCCCACGTCCGCTACAAGATCCGCATGGACATTGACGACGTCACGAGGACCAACAAGATCAAGGACAG GTTTTGGGACCCCGGCCCTGCAGCTGACCCCTTCAGTGACCTGCGCTACGTCTGGGGGGGCTTCATCTACATCCAGGACCTGGTGGAGCAGGCGGTGGTGCGGGTGCAGACCGGGGCTGCCCCACGCACTGGGGTCTACGTCCAGCAGATGCCCTACCCCTGCTATGTGGACGATGT GTTCTTGAGGGTCCTGAACCGCTCGCTGCCCCTCTTCATGACGCTGGCATGGATCTACTCAGTGGCCATGATCATCAAGGGGGTGGTGCACGAGAAGGAGACTCGTCTCAAGGAGACCATGAAGACCATGGGGCTGAGCAGCGGGATCCTCTGGCTCAGCTGGTTCCTCAGCAGCTtcattcccttcctcctcagctctgccctgcttgTCCTCATCCTCAAG CTGGGAAACATCCTGCCCTACAGCGATCCAGCagtcatcttcctcttccttggCACCTTCTCGGTGGCCACCATCAGCCAGTGCTTCCTCATCAGCACCTTCTTCCCCCGTGCCAACCTGGCCTCGGCGTGCGGCGGCATCATTTACTTCTCGCTGTACCTGCCCTACGTGCTGTGCGTCGCCTGGCGCGACTACATCACCTTCCCAATCCGTGTCCTTGTG AGCCTGTTGTCCCCCGTGGCCTTCGGCTTTGGCTGTGATTATTTCTCCCTCTACGAGGAGCAGGGGGTGGGCATCCAGTGGCACAACCTGgctgccagccccgtgccagGAGACCCGTACAGCTTCGCTGCGGccatggggctgctgctgctggatgctcTCCTCTATGGCCTGGCCACCTGGTACCTCGAGGGTGTCTTCCCAG GTCAGTATGGCATCCCCAAGCCCTGGAATTTCCCCTTCCTGAAGAGCTACTGGTTTGGAGAGTCATCTTCATCTGGGCACTCCGTGTACCACACCAGCCCCCACGCTGCACCCCAAG TGCTGGTGGAGGAGCCGCCTGTGGAACTCCAGCCCGGCGTCTCCATCCGCAATCTGGTGAAGGTCTATGGCAGCAGTGGCCGTGCAGCTGTCAATGGGCTGAGCCTGGACTTCTACGAGGGGCAGATCACGTCCTTCCTGGGCCACAACGGCGCTGGAAAGACCACCACCAT GTCCATCCTGACTGGCCTCCTGCCCCCCACCTCGGGCACTGCCTATGTCCTGGGCTGGGACATCCGCTCCGATATCGACAGCATCCGCAAATCCATGGggatgtgtccccagcacaACGTGCTCTTCGACAT cctgaCAGTGGAGGAGCACGTCTGGTTCTACGGGAGGCTGAAGGGGCTCTCGGAGCAGCAGgtgcaggaggagatggagcagctgctccaggacacgGGGCTGCCCCACAAGCGCCGGGAGCAGACCAGGAACctctcag gtggGATGCAGAGGAAGCTCTCGGTGGCCATCGCCTTCGTGGGTGGCTCCCGGGTGGTCATCCTGGACGAGCCCACGGCCGGCGTCGACCCCTTCTCCCGCCGCAGcatctgggagctgctgctcaagTACCGCAAAG GCCGCACCATCATCCTGTCCACCCACTACATGGACGAGGCGGAGCTGCTGGGGGACCGCACCGCCATCATCTCCCAGGGCcggctctgctgctgtgggtcCCCCCTGTTCCTCAAGGCCAGGCTTGGCACCGGGTACCACCTCACCCTGGTGAAGCGGGAGAGGAGCGGGACAGGCggcagcactggcactgtcCCCGGTGTCACCAAAAAG GATGGCAGTGACTcggagcacagcagtgacactggcCTGGGCAGCGAGCGGGGCAGTGACGCCAGCGCCGTGG ATGTGGCCCAGCTGTCGGCGCTGATCCAGAAGCTGGTCCCTGGCTCCCGGCTGGTGGAGGACATTGGGCACGAGGTGCTCTTTGTCCTGCCCTACAGTGGGGCCAGGGATGGGGCCTTTGGGGAGCTGTTCCGTGAGCTGGATGCACACCTGGGGGAACTGGGGGTCTCCAGCTACGGCATCTCTGACACCACCCTGGAAGAG ATCTTCCTGAAGGTGGCCGAGGACACAGCGCTGGACACTGACACCACAG GCACCATGAAAGGAGCAGTCTCTGGCGAGAtgggggatggggatgtggcCGACGGAGAGATGGGTAAGGATGGGGGAGGTGGGACTGCTGAGTGCTCCCCACCTCcaccccctgggctggggcGATGCCACATGTCCGTCTGGGCAGCTGTCCATCCAAGCAGGCATCCCTTCAGGCACCTCAAGCAGGGCTCACTCAGGGACCCTCGTGCAGCACAGCTACctcctcccagttttggggtgtccccagagcaAAGAGCTGGGATGAGGATGGGTTTGGGcgagcccagctctgtgcaggagctgggatggggtaTGAAATCCCAAGGGGCGTATCCAGCCCCCTTATCCTGGAGGGAGAActggt CGGAGGAGCCCCGGGAGACGGATCTGCTGCGGGGGCCGGCGGGGCGGGGCTGCGGCAGGGTGCGGGGCTGGGCGCTCACCTGCCGCCAGCTCCGCGCTCTCTTCACCAAGAGGATGCTCCACGCCCGGCGCAGCACCCGCGGCTTCCTGGCGCAG ATCGTCCTCCCCGCCGTCTTCGTCTGCATCGCGCTGCTCTTCAGCCTCATCGTGCCGCCCTTTGGGAAGTACCcgcccctgcagctccagccctggatgTACGGGCAGCAGTTCACCTTTttcag CGATGATGCCCCCGGGGACCCGGACACAGCGCGGCTGCTGGACGCGCTCCTGGCCGAGCCCGGCTTCGGCACCAAGTGCatgaaggaggaggggaaggc gacagggctgtgcccaccAGCTTCCCACCCCGACGGCTTCTCagtccccccagcccccccatccctgctggaagtgctgcGGCGTGGGAACTGGACACAGGCTGAGCCGTCCCCCTCGTGCCAGTGCAGTGGGCCAGGGGCACAGAGGATGCTGCCTGAGTGtcctgagggggctggggggctccCACCACCCCAG GtgcagaggggcacaggggacaTCCTTCAGAACCTGACAGGCAGGAACATCTCTGACTACCTGGTGAAGACCTATCCCCAGATCATCCGTCAGGA GTTGAGGAACAAGAAGTGGGTGAATGAGCAGAg GTACGGCGGCTTCTCCCTGGGCGCCGGCAGCTCCCAGGCCCTGCCCTCGGCAGCAGAGGTGGatcaggcagtgctggagctccGGGTGCTGCTCAACATCACCCCG GGCAGCCCCTCGGATCGGCTCCTGGCCAACCTCAGCCGCTTCGTCGAGGGTTTGGATGCCCGCAGGAATATCAAG GTCTGGTTCAACAACAAGGGCTGGCACGCCATGGTCTCCTTCCTCAACGTGGCCAGCAATGGGCTGCTGCGAGCCCGGCTGCCCCCCGGCACCGACCCCGCGCGTTTCGGCATCACGGCCGCCAACCACCCCCTGAACCTCACCAAGGAGCAGCTCTCTGAGGCCGCCCT GATGGCCACCTCTGTGGACGTGCTGGTCTCCATCTGCGTGATCTTCGCCATGTCCTTCGTCCCGGCCAGCTTCGTCGTCTTCCTCATCGAGGAGCGGGTCAGCAAGGCCAAGCACCTTCAGTTTGTCAGCGGGATGAAGCCCATCACCTACTGGCTGGGCAACTTCGCCTGGGACatg TGCAACTACCTGGTCCCCGCGCTGCTGgtcatcctcatcttcctctgcttccagcaggaaTCCTATGTGTCCTCGGCCAACCTGccctccctggtgctgctgctgctgctctacGG ATGGTCCATCACCCCTCTGATGTATCCAGCCTCTTTCCTcttcagcatccccagcaccgCCTACGTGGCCCTGACCTGCATCAACCTCTTCATCGGCATCAACGGCAGCGTGGCCACCTTTGTGCTGGAGCTCTTTGTGGACCAG AACCTCAATGACATCAACCGCGTCCTGAAGAAGGTTTTCCTCATCTTCCCCCACTTCTGCTTGGGCCGAGGCCTCATTGACATGGTGAAGAACCAGGCAATGGCTGATGCCTTTGAGAGGTTTG GGGACAAGCGCTTCGTGTCCCCCCTCTCCTGGGACCTGGCAGGGAAGAACATGTTCGCCATGGCCATCGAGGGCATCGTCTTCTTCCTCTTCACCCTCCTGCTGCAGTACCACCGCTTCTTCCTGCGCCTGGG GCCAcgggctctggagctgccctcGCTGGGGGATGAGGACCAGGACGTGGCCAGGGAGCGGGCGAGGGTGGGCAGCGTCCCCCCGCACggccacctcctgctgctgaaggaccTGACCAAG GTGTACCGGCGCAGGAAGGCTCCGGCCGTGGACCGGCTCTGCGTGGCCATTCCCCCCGGGGAG TGCTTTGGCCTCCTGGGGGTGAACGGTGCTGGGAAAACATCCACCTTCAAGATGCTGACGGGGGACACAGAGGTGACGCTGGGAGATGCCTGGTTGAAGGGGCACAG TGTGCTCACCGACCTCCAGTCTGTCCACCAGCACATGGGTTACTGCCCCCAGTTTGACGCCATCACGGACCTGCTGACGGGGCGGGAGCACCTGGAGTTCTACAGCCGCCTGCGAGGGATCCCAGAGGAGGAGACCCCCAGG GTGGCTCAGTGGGGCATcactgctctggggctgggcccGCACGCGGACCGGCCGGCGGGCAAGTACAGCGGGGGCAACAAGCGCAAGCTCTCCACGGCCATCGCCCTCCTCGGCTGCCCCCCTGTCGTCTTCCTG GATGAGCCCACAACGGGGATGGATCCACAAGCCCGGAGGTTCCTGTGGGAGCGCATCCTTGGCGTGATCCGGGACGGCCGGTCCGTGGTGCTCACCTCCCACAG CATGGAGGAGTGTGAAGCGCTCTGCACCAGGATGGCCATCATGGTCAACGGCCGGTTCCGCTGCCTGGGCAGCGTCCAACACCTCAAGAACAG GTTTGGGGACGGGTACACGGTGGTGGTGCGGGTGGGGGGTCCTGGCCCAGCAGCGGTGCagaccctgctgcagcagcacttccccGGCATTGTGCTGCGGGAGCAGCACGGGGGGCTGCTGCAGTACCACCTGCCTGCCCGTGCCGCCTCCCTGGCCACCGTCTTCAGCCTTCTGGCCACCCACCGTGGCCCCTGCCACATAGAGGACTACTCTGTGTCCCAGACCACGCTGGACCAG GTTTTCATGCACTTTGCCCAGGAGCAGAGCGATGGGGACGCCGGGGAGGTCACAACCCCAGGGCAGGATGCGACCCCCAGTCCTGGGAGGAGGCTGAGCACATTCCTGGAGGATGACAGCTACCAGGAGAGCGCTGTCTGA
- the LOC101817370 gene encoding U1 small nuclear ribonucleoprotein C has translation MWVGLSSAQEPNCSGAVDSRREFRHPDPAGSSRVLGTHPPLERGQQLRGPGEKLRQGGSVMSPVAAAARPNPQRSARCTHPAPRENRARGRLPGHREPGTPPPPVCPSFFPEAGGAAHSPPPRARRHPPAPGAKPGPGRRRDKRARGSGIRIPAGKSA, from the coding sequence ATGTGGGTGGGGCTCTCATCAGCGCAGGAGCCGAATTGTTCCGGTGCAGTGGACTCGAGGCGCGAATTCCGACACCCAGATCCCGCGGGTAGCAGCCGAGTTCTGGGAACTCACCCACCCCTGGAGCGGGGCCAGCAGCTCCGGGGCCCGGGAGAAAAGCTCCGCCAGGGCGGCTCAGTGATGAGCCCGGTGGCAGCGGCGGCACGACCCAACCCGCAGCGTTCCGCCCGGTGCACCCACCCCGCGCCCCGGGAGAACCGAGCTCGGGGGCGGCTCCCCGGTCACCGTGAGCCTGGGACACCTCCACCCCCGGTTTGCCCCTCGTTTTTCCCCGAGGCCGGAGGAGCCGCGCACTCACCGCCGCCCCGCGCTCGCCGCCACCCGCCCGCGCCCGGGGCTAAGCCGGGTCCTGGGCGCAGGCGGGATAAACGGGCACGGGGCAGCGGGATTAGGATCCCGGCTGGGAAATCCGCCTAA
- the CNN2 gene encoding calponin-2 has translation MSSSQFNKGPSYGLSAEVKNRLAQKYDPQKEAELRTWIESVTGKQIGPDFQKGLKDGVILCELMNKLQPNSVRKINRSAQNWHQLENLSNFIKAMASYGMNPVDLFEANDLFESGNLTQVQVSLLALAGMAKTKGLQSGVDIGVKYSEKQQRNFDEAKMKAGQCVIGLQMGTNKCASQSGMTAYGTRRHLYDPKNQILPPMDHSTISLQMGTNKCASQVGMTAPGTRRHIYDAKTGTEKCDNSSMSLQMGSNQGANQSGQVFGLGRQIYDPKYCPQGSQGEVANAAGDQSGDPPGYHYYREEEESY, from the exons ATGAGCAGCTCCCAGTTCAACAAGGGCCCGTCCTACGGCCTCTCCGCCGAAGTCAAGAACCGG CTTGCCCAGAAGTATGACCCACAGAAGGAGGCCGAGCTGCGGACGTGGATCGAGAGCGTCACAGGAAAACAGATCGGACCTGACTTCCAGAAGGGGCTGAAGGATGGGGTGATCCTCTGCGA gCTCATGAACAAGCTGCAGCCCAACTCGGTGAGGAAGATCAACCGCTCAGCTCAGAACTGGCACCAG CTTGAGAACCTCTCCAACTTCATCAAGGCCATGGCCAGCTACGGCATGAACCCTGTGGACCTGTTTGAAGCCAATGACCTTTTTGAGAGCGGGAACCTGACGCAGGTGCAGGTGTCGCTGCTGGCACTGGCGGGAATG GCCAAGACAAAGGGGCTGCAGAGCGGGGTGGACATCGGCGTGAAGTactcagagaagcagcagaggaatttCGATGAGGCCAAGATGAAGGCTGGGCAGTGTGTGATCGGGCTGCAG ATGGGCACAAACAAGTGTGCCAGCCAGTCTGGCATGACAGCCTATGGCACCCGAAGGCACCTCTACGACCCCAAAAACCAGATCCTGCCACCCATGGACCACTCCACCATCAGCCTCCAGATGGGCACCAACAAGTGTGCCAGTCAG GTGGGCATGACGGCTCCTGGCACCAGGAGACACATTTATGATGCCAAGACGGGGACAGAGAAGTGTGACAACTCCTCCATGTCGCTGCAGATGGGCTCCAACCAGGGCGCCAACCAGAGCGGGCAGGTCTTTGGCCTCGGCCGCCAGATCTACGACCCCAAGTACTGCCCACAGGGCAGCCAGGGCGAGGTGGCCAATGCTGCTGGGGACCAGAGCGGGGACCCCCCCGGGTACCACTACTACcgtgaggaggaggagagctaCTGA